A window from Drosophila kikkawai strain 14028-0561.14 chromosome 2L, DkikHiC1v2, whole genome shotgun sequence encodes these proteins:
- the l(2)gl gene encoding lethal(2) giant larvae protein, which yields MLKFIRGKGQQPTAERQRLQKDLFAYRKTAQHGFPHKPSALAFDPVSKLMAIGTQTGAIKVYGQPGVELYAQHTLVNNSAAELNVQQLEWVYGTGRILSLTAANQLILWEPVGSTLVPIKTLPFDGKLKKVSSLCCSSNNDVLWIGTEGGNIYQLDLHTFTIREPVVYHDVVLEQVPPTYKLNPGAIESICQLPNAPNKLLIAYNRGLCVLWDFELSSVERAYIAPGHGQSVGLSVNMAGSEFSWYHADGSYATWNIDSAEQPQNVNYVPYGPDPCKSINRLYKGKQGSNDVVVFSGGMPRSAYGDHNCVSVHVSDGQKVCLDFTSKVIDFFVTFKDDSDVAEVLIVLLEEELCAYDLTDSNISAIKAPYLHSVHASAVTCNYLASQVTQSVYDRILRAGDEQDIDYSNIDWPITGGVIPDDAADSDKEDEAPGYEILLTGHEDGSVKFWDCTGVLLKPIYNFKTDIIFGNEHEYREDAAADVSAEHPNAEQLDEGEPPFRKSGLFDPYSDDPRLAVKKIALCPKTGQLIVGGTAGQIVIADFDDTSEAKNSLKYNSMNLVSDRDGFVWKGHDQLNVRLNLLEETARPLTENGVNITGVLQVLPPASITCMALEANWGLVSGGTAHGLVLFDFKNFVPVFHRCTLNPNDLTGAGEQLSRRKSFKKSLRESFRKLRKGRSTRNNPTNQVPTTLEARPVERQIEARNTDDGLGSMVRCLLFAKTYVTNVNITSPTLWSATNSSTVSVFLLHLPPAQTAATSVPPASGNAPPQTPRRISAQLAKEIQLKHRAPVVGISIFDQTGCPVDQLNAGENGTPPHRLLIASEEQFKVFSLPQLKPINKYKLTAHEGARIRRIHFGSFNCPISPELLQSLHANSPTKSTRSHGDGDGPANISGRSAAGRRELYHEMALICLTNMGDIMVLSVPELKRQLNAAAVRREDINGISSVCFTNAGEALYMMSSSELQRIALATSKVVQPTGIVEVEPLESEDLVLEANDEEESDKEKDVNIEVVNNGETKELPVATQRSKPVESSVDRNSLHLTNGVTNNNSPSRANETITSSIGDITVDSVRDHLNTTTTTLCSTTTEETVGRLSVLSTQTNQATTTVNMNDISDINIPNLMDLKSKSNTTETSTSSVVIKSIITSISHEKTNGESEIRTTRTTAHEESEF from the exons ATGTTGAAGTTTATACGAGGAAAGGGACAACAGCCCACGGCGGAGAGACAACGCCTGCAGAAGGATCTTTTTGCCTATCGCAAG acgGCACAGCATGGCTTTCCTCACAAGCCATCTGCATTGGCATTTGATCCTGTTTCTAAGCTAATGGCGATTGGCACGCAAACAGGAGCAATAAAAGTATATGGCCAGCCCGGTGTAGAATTGTACGCACAGCACACGCTGGTAAACAATTCTGCAGCAGAGCTCAATGTTCAGCAACTGGAATGGGTCTACGGCACAGGCCGCATCCTCTCACTAACAGCAGCAAATCAACTAATATTGTGGGAGCCTGTTGGATCGACATTGGTGCCAATAAAAACACTGCCTTTCGACGGAAAGCTTAAAAAAGTATCTTCCCTTTGCTGTTCTTCCAACAATGATGTGCTGTGGATTGGAACGGAAGGTGGCAACATATACCAACTTGATCTGCATACCTTTACCATAAGGGAGCCTGTAGTTTACCATGACGTTGTGTTGGAACAGGTGCCCCCCACTTACAAGTTAAACCCAGGTGCAATTGAGTCAATTTGCCAACTTCCCAATGCGCCGAACAAACTGCTCATAGCCTATAATCGTGGCCTTTGCGTTTTGTGGGATTTCGAATTATCTTCCGTTGAACGAGCCTACATAGCCCCTGGACATGGGCAAAGCGTTGGCCTTTCAGTTAATATGGCTGGATCGGAATTTAGCTGGTATCATGCGGACGGTTCGTATGCAACCTGGAATATCGATAGCGCCGAACAGCCCCAAAATGTTAACTACGTCCCTTACGGTCCGGATCCATGCAAGAGCATTAATCGGCTGTATAAGGGCAAGCAAgg ATCCAACGATGTTGTTGTCTTTTCCGGTGGCATGCCGCGCTCGGCATATGGAGATCATAATTGCGTGTCCGTACACGTGAGCGATGGACAAAAAGTGTGTCTTGACTTTACGTCTAAAGTCATTGACTTCTTCGTCACCTTCAAAGATGACAGCGACGTTGCTGAAGTGTTGATTGTACTCCTGGAAGAAGAACTTTGTGCCTACGATCTAACGGACTCAAATATTTCCGCGATCAAGGCGCCATACCTTCACTCCGTGCACGCATCTGCAGTTACATGCAACTACTTGGCCTCCCAAGTCACTCAGAGCGTGTATGACAGGATTCTCAGAGCGGGCGATGAGCAAGATATTGACTACAGCAATATTGACTGGCCCATTACCGGCGGTGTTATACCGGATGACGCCGCTGACTCTGATAAGGAGGACGAGGCCCCCGGATATGAAATCCTTTTAACTGGCCATGAAGATGGTTCTGTTAAATTCTGGGATTGTACCGGAGTATTGCTGAAACCCATTTACAACTTCAAAACTGACATTATTTTTGGAAACGAACACGAATATCGGGAGGATGCTGCCGCAGATGTCAGTGCGGAACATCCTAATGCTGAACAACTGGATGAGGGAGAGCCGCCATTTCGAAAGTCTGGCCTCTTTGATCCATACTCCGATGATCCGCGGTTGGCCGTAAAAAAAATAGCGCTCTGCCCAAAGACTGGACAGTTAATTGTTGGCGGCACAGCAGGCCAGATTGTTATTGCAGATTTCGACGACACTTCCGAGGCAAAGAACTCTTTGAAATACAATTCCATGAATTTGGTCAGCGATCGCGATGGATTCGTATGGAAGGGTCATGATCAGCTAAATGTACGGCTAAACTTATTGGAAGAAACCGCCCGTCCTTTAACTGAGAACGGCGTAAACATAACAGGAGTGCTCCAGGTCTTGCCGCCAGCCAGTATCACTTGCATGGCCCTTGAAGCAAACTGGGGCCTTGTGTCTGGTGGAACTGCGCATGGGTTAGTGCTGTTTGACTTTAAGAATTTTGTTCCGGTCTTTCACCGCTGCACGTTAAATCCAAACGACCTCACTGGCGCCGGTGAGCAGTTGTCTCGTCGAAAGTCGTTTAAGAAATCACTGCGGGAGTCATTTAGGAAGCTTCGAAAGGGCCGATCAACACGGAACAATCCCACCAATCAAGTGCCAACGACT CTAGAAGCGCGCCCTGTTGAGCGACAAATAGAGGCACGGAATACTGACGACGGGCTGGGATCGATGGTGCGGTGTTTGTTATTCGCGAAAACATATGTTACAAACG TCAACATAACGTCGCCTACTTTGTGGTCAGCAACAAATTCCAGTACAGTCTCCGTCTTTCTTCTGCACCTGCCGCCAGCGCAGACAGCTGCGACTTCAGTTCCGCCGGCAAGCGGGAATGCTCCTCCACAGACGCCTCGACGCATTTCCGCACAGCTTGCCAAAGAAATTCAATTGAAGCATCGTGCGCCTGTGGTGGGAATTTCTATTTTCGACCAGACAGGCTGCCCTGTAGATCAGTTGAACGCAGGAGAAAACGGAACACCTCCACATCGCCTTCTTATCGCTTCCGAAGAGCAATTTAAAGTCTTTTCACTGCCGCAATTGAAGCCGATTAATAAGTATAAGCTAACCGCCCACGAGGGTGCTCGCATTCGACGCATCCACTTCGGATCATTTAATTGCCCCATATCGCCGGAGTTGTTGCAAAGTCTTCACGCCAACAGCCCCACCAAGTCTACCCGATCACATGGCGATGGAGATGGGCCTGCCAATATCAGCGGAAGGTCGGCTGCTGGGCGTAGAGAATTGTACCACGAAATGGCTTTGATTTGCTTGACCAACATGGGAGATATTATGGTTTTGTCAGTGCCTGAGCTAAAAAGACAACTTAATGCCGCCGCCGTGCGACGTGAAGATATCAA TGGAATTTCGTCGGTTTGTTTTACCAATGCTGGTGAAGCCCTATATATGATGTCTTCTTCTGAGCTGCAGCGCATAGCTCTAGCAACGAGCAAGGTTGTACAACCAACCGGCATTGTTGAAGTTGAGCCCTTAGAGAGCGAAGATTTGGTACTCGAGGCGAATGACGAGGAAGAAAGCGATAAGGAAAAGGACGTCAATATTGAGGTGGTTAACAATGGCGAGACCAAGGAGCTGCCGGTGGCTACGCAACGCTCGAAGCCAGTTGAATCTAGCGTAGATCGAAATAGCCTTCATCTAACCAATGGAGTGACAAATAATAACTCGCCAAGCCGTGCCAACGAGACCATCACCAGCTCTATAGGTGACATTACCGTTGACTCTGTACGTGACCATTTAAACACCACGACAACTACATTATGTTCGACAACTACAGAGGAGACTGTGG gtcGCCTATCAGTGCTTAGCACGCAAACAAACCAAGCCACTACCACCGTGAACATGAATGACATTTCGGATATTAATATTCCCAACCTAATGGACTTGAAATCTAAAAG CAACACTACGGAAACAAGCACTAGTTCGGTagtaataaaatcaattattacAAGCATATCACACGAAAAGACAAACGGAGAGAGCGAAATAAGAACGACGAGGACGACAGCGCACGAAGAAAgtgaattttaa